In the Pogona vitticeps strain Pit_001003342236 chromosome 2, PviZW2.1, whole genome shotgun sequence genome, TCAGGATTTATAGGACAAAAGAGGCTAACTCAGAAGATCTGGTCTGACAGAAAGGACAGGTGCAGATGGAGTAGGTCACCACAGTATCCTTATAAAAATTTCCTTTAGCATTTGTGAATCATCATTCCATTAAATGGAAACCTTTTGAAAGTCCAGACAGACACTGGTGGACCGGGAGTTACCCATACTTAGATCAGAACCACTGAAAACAATGGGACTTGAGTTAGAGAAAACTTTGCTCACTATTAACTTATACCCCATTGCTTTCAACAGTTTTTTCTCAGCATAGCTAGATCTCTTCTTTATATTTAGAGTCACTGTATATCTTTGATTTTACTGTATCTTCTGTCCAGATTAACACTTTACACAACAGATCATTTTTCGTGACAAATTGACTGTCAGTATTGCACCCCATCAGTTTTTATTTCCCAAAgtagcttgtacagtggtgccccacatagcgacgataatccattccgcaaaaaatccgtcgctatgtggattcgtcgttaaccgaggcgcttgttaaacgaggcaccactgtatatatttctcaTTCACATATATTCTTCTCAgattattgaaaaagaaaagatgtatTTAAAAGCAATGTAAAGTCATTTGGGCGATCTCAGGTGATTCCCAGTCTATGGCCTGGAACAGATAAGGTATGATTTCTTCCTGTTGATCCTGGTTGGTTGTGAAGGAGACTCAAGCTTTACAGAATTCCTTTAAAAAGCTACTTCCTTTCAGAAGATCCTTTAAGAAATGTACATTTGCAGTAGCTTCTCTTGTAGAGCTGTTTTTTTGTGTCTGTGTCTTTGTGTGAAAAATGGAACGGTTAAGGGTCATTACTGATGAAGAGCCTTTGACCAGGAAATTAATTTCCAAGGAATAATCAAAGTGTTAATCTCTGCCCCACGCCACTCCAGAACAAACCAAAACTCAAAATGAGCAGTGCCTTCAGGAAGGACAAAAAGGATGGGGGGAATCACAAAAGCTGTCATGGCTCTAGCCAAAGCAAGAGGAATATTTAATAGattgtaaataaaaatactgaTAAAATCAGTGACAAAGCTACATTACAGAAAACCAATGTCCACCTGGAAGAGCCTTAAGTTAAACACGGAGCCAGACTTTGCTGTGAACCAAAATTATTCTATATAttagccacaaagaagaaaataaatattttgagacTTAGTACAGTGAAGGTCCTTCTACGTTGAGGGAACTATTTTGGAGAAGCTGTCCCTTGTATTTTCCTGAAATTATTGGATCATTGTAGAATAATTTCTGTTTCAGAATACTGTTGCACACAGGGCAGAAATTGTAAGGCTGCTGACTTCAGTTTTGGACTACTTAGAATCAGGACAGAAGCATGTGCTGCAATGGCGACAAACTGAAATATCAGACAGAGAAAATATTGGTAAGTCCAGTTGGGAAATACTTGAGTTCTAACTATTACCACaacagcaaaaaagcaaacattaCTTAGAAGAAGGGAAAGCACTGCTCTGGCTGCCTTTAGATGAGCCTCCAGGTGAGGATTATGGAAAACAGATGAATGCTTTTCCAGATTGTGAGCATGCCTGAAAAGAGAGTTGAGAACTAGAACCAACGAGGACATGGACAGCACCAGAGGAACTGCACAACCCAAAATCATTATGAGAAGTTTGAAAGGCAATCTCATTAGTACCAGTACCTTTGAGGGCTTCTGATAGTTGCTTGTAAGGTTGACATTAGTGGGAAAGCTCATAGTTTGATTGTTCCAATCATTGGCCAGAATTCTTAGTGGAACTCTCTTAAAAGTCCGGAAGGCAACGAAAGTAGTCACCACAGAAGCAATCATGGAGGCAAGAAGAAACCAACGTACGAGTTTTGGAAAGTTCAGTTTCACTTTAAGTAAAAGTGGCTGCTTGAAGTTGACGATTTTCATGCAGTAGAATACACAGAGCCAGGCAGTCAGCCAGGAGCTTAAGAAACCTGTGGCAATGTCAAAGGTAAGTGTTAAATTTTGCACACTGTAGGCATTCCTGTAGAATTCACTCCAGACAAACGAGATGAAATAATCCATAATTACTGTGGTAGAGAAGCAAAAATTGGATATCCCCAGACTGGTAACAATTTCATCATTGGGCATCAGGCGTCTGCCTTTCATCCAACTGGCAAGATTCACAGCAGCTATGAACCCATTAGCGATGATGACCAAGAAATAAAGAATTCCTGACACAATGATGTACAAGATTtgggggaaaagcaaaatatttctcCAAACACCAGACATAGTGGATGAATCTTGAAACAACGGTAATTCTGCGAACAGAAGATTTACGGAATATGGTTATCATCTGGCCCACTCTGACAGTAGTCAGAAATGAATCATTTATTGACTGAAAGGCAGGATTTGATTGATGCAAATGAGCTGAATGCTCTGGTTACTGTTTTTCTAAGTGACACACGAGAAGTGCATGCCACACAGATAATGTAATACAATCCTTCACCCTGTactcttatattttaatgtactaTACCTGGCAGTAAGGTATTGgaaccttattggaagccgcccagagtggtcgaccagaccagatgggcgggatataaatcaaataaataaaaaaataattaaaaaaggccCAGAGAACACAAAATGGTTTCCCTGGTGTTGAGAAGATTTGCATGGATTTGGGACTGCATCTGTACCTTATGATCCTAACTCAAATATACGCAGGCTGTGGGACAGGGTTAGGAATTGGCAGAATCCTCCTATGCTGGCAGAAATCTCTTCACGGGGCAGAAGTGTCCTTCTGCTGGACTaccttcctattgctccggagctTGCAGTCagcaagccactctttgacctggcaggaaGGCTCATCGTcctacctcctgccaggagtggctaattgaccgcaagctccggagcaataggaagggagcacagaacccgcagcagcagcggaaggGTGAGACCCTCATTATGCCCACCTGTGGATGAATAccccccccatctctattcctggtTGCTGAGATTGTAGAACTGAATTCTGTGGATCACGCTTCTTGTCTGCAGCTTTTTCATGGGAATAGACTTCTCGGTAGGAGTGAGAAGGGGGAAATGTATGCAAGTTTCACTCCTGTATCTGCATAGTCACACTTCTTCCTGAATCAGAAATACAATACGATGGTACTGCTGATGGCTTCTTGAAGCTAACCATGCTGAATGGCCTGCCCCTTCCTGAATTCCCTTGGTGCATTATTATCCCCATAACATCACAGGAGAGAAGTTGGGGGATGTGTAAACATGGGAAAGGGCAACATGTCTCATGCTATATACTGAGTGGAAGTGCTACCAGAGGAGGCAGCTCAGGGAAACTAGGCTGTTGCCTCTGAGTGACCACCCCACtgtggaggcagggctttgaagcaccaaacacctgtttgggcaATAAATGGACTGATACAAGccaccaaaatggcagtttgtgcccatctctaatcactatGGAACTCCACTGACTGTTTTAGTTTCTTGCCCCACCTGCTTCAAATGTTACTGACAACACTGAGAAAACTTTACCTGGCTAATTACCCAGGTGGGGACAAGTTGCACTATCACGATGCAAACTGCAGAAGGattgtttttctgatttttcataATAATTTTCATAATGCACGTTTGCTTTTATCAATTCGGAAGATTAGGCAAATGACTAATACCAATGTTGTTACAGCAAACACTTCTACAGGAGTTCAATAGAACAATAATGAAAATGAttggcaggggaaaaaacccaaggaTCAAAATGAAGACGGGTCAGCTTTGGTCTTCTAGACTGGAAAATTTATTATAGGGCTTGTGTACTGGTATGGATTAAGGAATGGATTACTCTGGATAATGAGAGACTGCTTAAATTGGTGAGAAATGATCTTCAACTAGGATGGCATGCTTTTATATGGTATCAAAAAGCTAAAGAGTAGAAAGTCTTCAATAACCATATGATAACAAATTATTTGttaatgcatttcagctggacgtAGGTCATCGCTTGTAATCATCAGTCTTACTGAGTCCATTAAAGTAGGCTGTGCAAATGCTTCTAATGGTGACACCCAGCCCGGAATCCTGGCAAGCAGAGGTGGCAGcgaaggtttctgagagttgtagtccaaaaacattagGAGgtctaaggttggggaccactgctgtagaccatcttggctgctgccattggtactgtcaacattcaggctgccctttgccatgtaaagcttgtcatcttttctcctgctggcaatctGGATCTACGTCCTGGTGTCTTggatcatggatacagaagcacaatatcccacattcataaatgggAGGTTTTTGGAAGAATTacctttcctggcttttaaaaatggaagtgtaCGTATACATACACTGCACATAATTCCAACAGCAATGTCTTTCATATAGAATTATCCAGTGCAATAGGATCCCAGAAAATGAACAGATgttctgtactatggttgctggaggagcacagaaacaagaacagctggaatgtggctgcagtccctctgagcaaaaatattttgaaagtctCTTTTGGGACTTAATGAAaaggtgaagcaaaagtgtgagtaagtgcaacacatacaatggagaatcACCCACAGCTTTAACCTCTCACGTAAACCAATGTTGCCATGCTCGCTCCACagaaatgaaatgaggaaatattcagggcaatctcctttcccatattggggaaatttctttagatcaatttttgagagatttccctcactagagttgttgttgttgttgttgttgttttgagcagctaattccaattttttcatctctatttgaaactgcatttccctttttctgttttcttgctcaaattctcTTTGTCTGGCCTCAAATTTCCTTGATTTCTCTTCAGTTTTGGCTTTCTCTCTAATTTCCAGTTCCTTGAGCTCTACATCCtaagctttctctctttctttaatttctagttccctGAGTTTGTATTCTCGTTCCaacttatatttttttaaaaaatcttgggagctttgaatattGTCTCTCTCTGAGGCAATCACCACAGGTTCCTCAGGTATTTGAGGGTCTCCATTTGCATTCCTATTCCCCTCAACCTCTTGAGGATCAGTTTcctccattactggctttttagttctttggGGTGGCACAAATATGTACTTTCTTAATAAAAGGGACTGATTTCTATTGCTGAGTTATTCAGGTCTCTTTTTGGAAcacttttactgctgttttctttttccagtatttttctggggtactatgtagctctcactCGGCAGCTAATGATGGTTATACTTTATCTGGCACCACACAGGCCATTATATTTCTTGGTCCGAGACAATCTTCTTGCCTCCAGATACAAAACAATTCTctactagggacgtggtggtgctgtgtgctaaaccgcagaagcctgtgctgcagggtcagaagatcagcagtcgtaatatcgaatccacgtgacggagtgagctcccatcgcttgtcccagctccccccaacctagcagtttgaaagcatgtaaatgcgagtagataccatggaagattgtcttcagacaaaatgctggctctatggcttggaaacggggatgagcaccaccccctagagtcaaacacgactggacaaaaattgtgagTCATTATTCCATTAAATGGAAACCTTTTTGAAAGTCCatactgtagcgaacagccctgccctcacctgtccgttacagctgagcagtggagaaggagccaatgagtggacggaaggcggtgccaagggaggaggggtttggatataaacacgggtgtatggagtatgaagagagattctgttagtgagagagattctggtagtgagagactgtgtgaaacttaagagtgaactaagagaGAGCTAGAGATCTGTGAGGACGCTGAATGGAACTgagagttgatagagctttaaagttaaagtaaaactgattcagattcaagtgattagcaacctgtgatttacctactgtatattaatcagatgttaacctccctgatcaaataaatgagttaagtttcaaaagtacacatgtcttcttgagtgaatggtattgggACAGCAATATCTGGTtacagcgaagaaggaagaagagcgagaacctcatgaaggcctgggggaataggggcttcagaggagatcgccacattAAGTGGTGACCAGCGGCGGGATACTATTTGATCCAGTAATGCCTTAGAACAGAAAGGTTCCTAGagcatgaaaatatattttagccAGGGAATCTGAGTGAAAGGAGTGGGTAAACTTCCTAGGactttttcaaggggaaaaagtTTAGTGGGAAGGCTTctaaactcagattgggggactaagatagggacaggctctgaggaaaccatttctggagggagtttacctcaagcagaaactgggaccagttggctagcttgtcctgagctcaaaggatagagttctgaggggacaaagtggAGACCAAGGGCAGACAAGCTGAGTTGACTCAAATCAGCAAAAAACTGGGAAGagttaaagctgatatttctggttatttggtgcctgaggcagggagagaaacttTGTCCCTTGTGAAAGGCCTGGCTGGGAGTCAGAGGCCTAAACACAGTATCTTACCAGTGGATGATTGCTGGGGAAGCAACTTTATAGCACAGACTCTctcactgaaaggaaaaaaagtgtatGTTTTAAATTTGGGGCTTGTAAATTGGAGAGGAAGCCTAAATAACTAAACATGCCTTCCACACGGGGTAAAAAGGCAGCAGAAGTGCCTGCTGAGATGGCAGTTGGCTCAGatcaagaaagggaaaaaactgaggaagaaattacctcagagaaagaaatggagacCTCAAGGGGGGAGGACTCTATAGAATTCAGAAACTGGAAATTGGAGCAAGTACAGGAACTCAGGTTGAAACAAATGGAGCTAGAAAATAAGGCCAGATCTGAAGAAAGACAGCTAGAAAttagacagagagaaatggataggaatttagaactagaaaaagaaaaaattgccttagaaaaggaaaaagaaatgattgcCTTAGAGAAGGAGAGAATGTCATTTGAAATTAAGAGGTTGGAGCTGGCAGCTcaagctaataataataacaacaacaatggccgGCCTAATTCAGATGAGAGACAtctgtccaaggcagaccttagAAGATTCCCAGTATTTAGGAAGGGTGATGACCCTGAGTCTTTTATGATTATGTTTGAGCACGCGTGTGAGGATTTGAAGTAAGGGGATCTGAACACATGATGGTGATGAGGTCTCAAATTAGTGGCGGCTTATCTGACATTTATGCAGAAATGCCAGTGGAATTAATAAAAGATTTTGATGAATATAAAAAGTTAGTTTTCGCTCgatatggcatcaatgctgagcatttgagacagaagttcagggctctgacaaagaaacctgaagaTTCCTACTCTCAGTTGGGGGCAAACTTGACCAGATATCTTGACAAATGGCTTCAACAGGAGGGAGTTGAGATTGTACAGGATATTAAAAACATCTTAGGACTTGAGCAGTTCTATTCACttctacctggagaactgaggtaCCTAGTGAGggataaaaaacccagaaatcttCGAGAGTCGGGAGAAGccgctgattttatttcacacattcgaAATCCAAACTTTTCTGAGGTGAAAGTTGGAACGAAATCTTGGGAGGACACGAAAAGAAATCCCAGAGGGCAGTTTAAGACCCAACAGAcggttgggggccattttgtaggcaagccctcaGATCATAACCAGATCAGAAACAAGgattgggaaggaaagggagttAAAGGCTCTAGTAATGATCAAATGAACTTTCTAACTTGCCTTCATTGTGGGGAGAAGGGCCACTTCTCAGCCCAGTGTAGTAAGAACAGAGAAGTTGGGCcacaaaagggaaatttgcctaacCCTAAGGCTGTATACTGTTTACAGCAGGACCAAGTTACCACCAAGAGGAAGGAACTGGGAGCCATGACAACCCAGGCTAATCTCCCTACAAAAGCTGAGAACAGAGAACCAGATCAACTTCCAGAGGCTGAAATTCTGCATTGTTATTTGATTAAAACGAACCAAGAACTCTTTAAAACTTCTGATgataatatttttgttaataaCATTAAATTtatggctctgaaggactcatgctctcaagtaacCTTATACCATCCTGACATAGTCCCTCAGGAAtgcattttgaaaggggaaagcatgacAGTTAAGGGGATTGGAGAAGCAGCTGTTATTCTGCCAGTAGCTGAAATACCCATCAGATATCAAGGTTGGGAAGGGAAATGGAGATCAAGAATAGCTGTGCAATTGCCAGCGGCGGTTTTAATTGGGATTGACCTCGctgagcatgtgaagagagtTTTAGTGCCAACTCGGtcccagaaggaaaatgaaaggacagctgaggaaaaagatgaaattcctGTGGAGATAATGAGAGACAATGATGACCCAGCTGAGTTAATACAAATTAGaaatccccaaaacaatacatttacacaggaacaaaaagcagattccacGCTGCAACGctgctttgaaaaagttactgaaGAACCATTAgcccctgaaagacctgaaaggtaCCTTATAGAGAAGGACCTATTATGCAAGAAGATCTTAGTGAAtcccaggaagggaggggaaaatcttcaGAAGCAATTAGTGGTTCCTTTAAAATATcgacagaaaataatggaaaggagGCACTCAGACATCTTTTCTGCTCATTAAGGCATTACCAGAACTAAACAAAGAATATCCCAGAATTTTCACTGGCCTGAAATGGGGACgcagataaaagaattttgtcagaaGTGTGATGTGTTTCAAAGGCAAGGGAATAGCAACGATAAGActaaagcaaagctatgccctttaccaattaTTTCTACCCCGTTCCAACGCGTTGGTCTGGACATCGTAGGACCATTGCCCAGAGTTACCCAGAGGGGGAACCGATTTATTTTAACAATTATTGATTATGTCACACGGTACCCTGAGGCCGTCCCTCTGAGAAATATTGAaactcatactgtggctgatgccttgcttaGTTATATGAGCCATATGGGGTTCGCGACTGAAATAGTTACAGACTTGGGATCATCTTTTACATCTAAGCTCATGCAAAGATTGTGGCAATTTTGTGGAATTAAGCATGTAACTTCCACACCCTATTACCCGCAAACTAATGGCCTTGCGGAGAAATTCAATGGAACCCTCATGCGTATGATTAGGGCATACTCTGCAGAGAATCCctacaattgggatcagaaattacaaCTTATACTATATGCttataggtctgtaccccaagaaagcactgggttcagtccttttgagttattgtttgggagaaaagtaagggGACCCCTTGACTTGCtcaaacaaagttgggagaaaatagAAGGATCTGATCCTAAAAATGTGATTTTATATTTAGACCACCTAATGAACACTCTAAAGAAaaatttagagctggctgctATAAATTTACAGgggcagcaaaagaaacaaaaagtctggtatgataaAGCCAGTGAAAGAACTTTAAATCCCGGAGATGAGATGCTAATGctgagacctctcaaagggaataaattacaactaaattgggcaggaccattcagggtaatttccaaaatgaatgaaattaattatgtcatcaaggaggatggagaaccaggcaggagagtgGTCCATATAAACATGATCAAGCCTTACTATAGGAAGGAAAACACTGTTCGGTTTGCAATGAAAGAAGCAGACAATGAAAAACATAATTTAccatattgggaagggagggagaaagccaaatttaaccctgaagatgtcagagTTAGTCCTTTACTTTCCCCTGAGCAACAAAACGAAGTGAGGGCCTTGGTAATGAAATACCAACAGGTCTTCTCCAGCAAACCAGGGTTatccaagggagtggtgcacaaaattGATACTGGGGATGCACCCTCACAAGCGGTTACTCCTTATACTGTAGAGTTACTGGGCCATATGTCACTAAGGTTTGCAAGGAGCTGGACAAAATGCTGAAGGAgaacatcattgttccttcatccagtccatgggctgctcctatagtgcttgtagacaagccggatggcagcaTCCGATTTTGCGTAGACTATAGGAAGCTGAATCATGTAACCAAGCCGGATGCATATccgatgcccagattagacaacctaatagagaccatagggAGATGTCAATTCATATCCTGCCTAGATCTAacgaaagggttttggcaagtggGGCTAGACCCCAACGATCAGGAAAAGACAGCATTCTGTAGCCCTTTTGGATTATATGAGTTCTGTGTCCTGAGTTTTGgactgagaaactcaccagcgaCATTTCAGAGACTCATGGACCAAATGCTGCAAGGGCTTAGCaacttcacagtggcttacatcaatgatatagggatctttagtcatacatggaaagatcacctgtatcacctggaaacagtgctgcagagagtgaaagcagcagggctaacagtgaaagctagcaaatgccagctgggtagccccgaattGAAATATTTAGGCCATATAGTAGGGGGAGGGAGAAttaaacccctagaagccaaaatTGAAGCTATTAGCAACTGGCCTAAACCCACCAGCAAGAAAAAGATCAGACCAGTCTTAAGAACTCCAGATTTCCAGCGCGAGTTCACCATCTTCACCGATGCATCCAACATAACGttaggagccgtgctgagccagaaggacaaCGATTGAGAACTTCATCccgtggcgtacctgagcaaaaaGCTACAGGGGGGGGCGAAAGACATCTTTGTACCATTGAAAAAGAGTGTCTTGCAATTGTGTATTCTCTTCAGAAACTCAAGCCATATATATGGGGTAGACATTtcgttctgtgtactgaccattccccattattatggTTGAGAACCATAAAAGCAAACAAcagcaaattgatgagatgggccttgattcttcaggactttgatttcgagGTACGTGTAATTAAAAGGACTCATAATGGTGCTACAGATGCCCTTTCAAGATGACCTGAAGActgaataagaaataaaaggactttggtaaaatggcaaatgctatggAATGTTTAATTGCACCTCGTTAAATGTTGTATGCTGTGTGTTATATAAAAAAAGTATGTAAGTATTTTAAGTGTTATGTCATGTTGTTAAGTAAGCACATGTATAGGTGATTGAAGTGGTGAGTAATGTAGTTGATCTAGTAACGGAATTACAAAGGTAATGTATAGCATGCAAAAAAAAGTTGTTGAATTATTACTTATGTTCAAAGGtggtaagttttgattgcagtgttCTGTAATGGATGATTTACTACTATAAAGCTCCTCGTTGTTAATGAGagtaaagc is a window encoding:
- the LOC144586480 gene encoding taste receptor type 2 member 41-like yields the protein MSGVWRNILLFPQILYIIVSGILYFLVIIANGFIAAVNLASWMKGRRLMPNDEIVTSLGISNFCFSTTVIMDYFISFVWSEFYRNAYSVQNLTLTFDIATGFLSSWLTAWLCVFYCMKIVNFKQPLLLKVKLNFPKLVRWFLLASMIASVVTTFVAFRTFKRVPLRILANDWNNQTMSFPTNVNLTSNYQKPSKVLVLMRLPFKLLIMILGCAVPLVLSMSSLVLVLNSLFRHAHNLEKHSSVFHNPHLEAHLKAARAVLSLLLSNVCFFAVVVIVRTQVFPNWTYQYFLCLIFQFVAIAAHASVLILSSPKLKSAALQFLPCVQQYSETEIILQ